The Populus nigra chromosome 4, ddPopNigr1.1, whole genome shotgun sequence genome contains the following window.
ATAATGTAAGCTGCTCGAAACCAATCAAATGGCATCAATCCGTCGAACACTCTCACAGGTTTACCAAGACCGCAGCTACCAAAACGGTGTCGCTTCAGTACAAGCTCACAAGCTCTTCAGCACTAACAACAACAGCGGCAAGTATTCTTCCTTGACCTCCACCTCCGCCGTCGCAGCAGCTTCCGTCTATCTCCGCCGCAAAGGATTTCGCAGATCCTTTTATAGGTGCACGATATTCTTCATCCTAGGGCTTTTACTTGGTATCTTCCCGTTTGGTCAAGTGGATAACGATATCAATAAGCATGATTTCTCCTTCGAAATGAAGCCGCCACATGTCAATGTCCAATTGGACACCAAAGATAATTTCGCTCTCGCTGCTGTGTCCCTCGGCGTCGAGAAAACGACACCGCAATTGGATCGATTTTCAAGGTTTGATTATGTAGAGCGAAAGCAAGTGATAGTGATAACACCGACATATAATCGAGCATTACAAGCCTACTTCTTGAATAGATTAGGTCAGGTGTTGAGGTTAGTGCAGCCGCCGTTGTTGTGGATTGTGGTGGAGATGACGTCAGCATCGGCGGAGACAGCGGAGATATTGAGGAAAACCGGGGTGATGTATAGGCATTTGGTTTGTGTTAATAAGAATAACACGAATGTGAAGGACAGAGGAGTGCATCAGAGGAATGCGGGATTGGAGCATATAGAAAGGCATAGACTTGATGGGATTGTGTATTTTGCTGATGATGATAATGTATATTCGCTTCAATTGTTTGAGAGCTTGAGAAATATCAGgtgaattttcttctttttttttcattaattaattttgccaAGTGTCTTTTATGCCTGTCTGTGTGTTGTTGGAATGCTAACTTGTGGAATTCTGGTTTTTTGTATGCAGTGATGTGTGTGTTAGTTAGGGGATTAAGTTTGTGTGTCTCTGGTTGCTCTAAGAAAttaggtttaattttgtttggttgCTAATGGGGAAATGCTCTTTAGTAGCCACCTTTCTATTGGTTATTTGATGGTATCTTAAATAAGGAGGCATTGGGTTGGTTACATTTTTTGGTTGGTGGTACTGTCTGCTTACCAGATTAGGTCCATATGTTTCTGTTTGATTTACATTTTTTGTTTATCTATTCATTTGATTCAGCAGATTGATCGACTTCCTGTTTACAGCAAATCTTTTGTGTTGATGGGTTTTctgtattttaagtttttaagctGTGAAGAGGTTGTTAGTAAGATAACTCAAGACACGAGGgggttattattatttgttttcttgtgcTTTATTCGCAACCTAGTCCTgccatctttctttttctgatttGTTTGTTTACTCGGGTTATATACTTTCAGTTGCTTAAGAAATGTTATGTCATCACTTGTCCTGAGACTTTCTTGATGGGAAACTTGATAAACTCCCTGATTTTTTGTATTATCTCCAatgggaaaaaagaaacaagaaggaATTGATGAGAACTTGCAAATCTAGCCACTTAATTTTCAAGCCATTTTTTTTGCAAAGGAAACTGAGAATAACTTTATCTGTCTCTAGTAAAGATACTGGTTTTGTTCAGCTGATATAGCTAGATATTCTTGTTGTTGCAATGGTGTGGATTTCGCATACATGTTGTTCACAGACCTTTTAACTTTGAAGCTCAATTGTTATGGAGTTTGGTGCTCTTTGCCTATGCTTTCATTCACAAATTTCTCGTATTGCATGCTTGTTTTGTAGTCATTTTGGCACTTGGCCTGTTGCAATGCTTGCAcaaagcaaaaacaaagcaaTTGTGGAAGGTCCGGTATGCAATGCCAGTCAAGTAATTGGATGGCATACAAATGAGAAAAGTAAAAGACTCCGCAGGTTTCATGTTGATATGTCTGGATTTGCTTTCAACAGCACCATCTTGTGGGATCCAAAGAGATGGAACCGCCCCTTTTCAAATCCAATTCGACAGTTAGATACAGTGAAGGAGGGTTTTCAAGTATGCATCATGCCAATTGCATTTTGTGGATGTTCCTGATATTGCTTAAAATATGTCATATACTATATTTGATATTCAATCCCCTCCATTCcctgattttttagctttttcacAGGAGACCACATTCATTGAGCAAGTGGTAGAAGATGAAAGTCAAATGGAAAGTGTACCACCCAGCTGTTCAAGGATACTGAACTGGCATCTTCATTTAGATGCTCATGGTCTTGTCTATCCCAGAGGCTGGCTGCTCCAGAAGAATCTAGAAGTTGTTCAGCCCATCAAGTGATTGAGCTTCAAAGTGCAATTTTGATGGTAAAGATCAAGAGAGGTATGCTGTCAAACTTTTCACGAGTAGTGCTgttatgccttttggattatagACATTCATTTCAACCTTTGTTGTTGTGATCcaaacaacaagaacaaaacaaagtGTTGGGAAAGATTGACCTCcctcaaaagaaaaacaagggaGAAATATCCCGACCAAAAAGAAATTCCCCTCCACTCAAATGGTGgttctattttattttccacTTGTAATACTCTCAATGGATTATCAATTTTAtgctttttcaaagaaaaaaaccaaaaggaaaggaaaagaaaaaagaaagg
Protein-coding sequences here:
- the LOC133692427 gene encoding probable beta-1,4-xylosyltransferase IRX9H: MASIRRTLSQVYQDRSYQNGVASVQAHKLFSTNNNSGKYSSLTSTSAVAAASVYLRRKGFRRSFYRCTIFFILGLLLGIFPFGQVDNDINKHDFSFEMKPPHVNVQLDTKDNFALAAVSLGVEKTTPQLDRFSRFDYVERKQVIVITPTYNRALQAYFLNRLGQVLRLVQPPLLWIVVEMTSASAETAEILRKTGVMYRHLVCVNKNNTNVKDRGVHQRNAGLEHIERHRLDGIVYFADDDNVYSLQLFESLRNISHFGTWPVAMLAQSKNKAIVEGPVCNASQVIGWHTNEKSKRLRRFHVDMSGFAFNSTILWDPKRWNRPFSNPIRQLDTVKEGFQETTFIEQVVEDESQMESVPPSCSRILNWHLHLDAHGLVYPRGWLLQKNLEVVQPIK